One window of the Misgurnus anguillicaudatus chromosome 8, ASM2758022v2, whole genome shotgun sequence genome contains the following:
- the LOC141365938 gene encoding uncharacterized protein has protein sequence MLFAIVQFIDEKDLPFAVVPQVWLSKGICYWPPFNLRKKDKGNNLAIRCTPPQSTWEKYNFKFMKGAESWQEAKKYLERFQTGSSVETTDDDKKGKRKRFSNSKFRPQPSSDEDESCLPDAPAVLSFRQPMSVENTVPGNQVLVLPDAPEVASIPENQENVDPSLDFRAGFSPLIKSPLHRANSLSTSFSPVIQSPLQRAKSLSTTCQVLSFTSPAANLPYQYMGENVGGESHRSDTGPWTPLASRVQHEVFSLEDFQRLQNENQALRGDIQALRGDIQALRGENQALRGESQALRCDNQALRGENQALRERNAQAASDDSGSLQEQVKQVGAMLKTFTRTGQSGADQTLMLRRLGEFGDVVRTMDNKMDTMLQHFSANVSDGELCLPGDLLLPLDTQEDLVLLDNTLRQDIELQERFLRFLAIKCGRDLKTTVWRMLQSIFTNHLSINTTWTGVGNKACFRDLFLKTIVQRAIRKNPATQDATDEAVQVNVMRYLKGASDREGGKRRRTAERDPELTP, from the exons atGCTGTTTGCCATCGTCCAGTTTATTGATGAGAAGGATCTGCCATTTGCAGTGGTTCCACAAGTGTGGCTCAGCAAGGGCATATGCTATTGGCCTCCATTTAACCTTCGCAAAAAAGACAAAGGCAACAATTTAGCCATCCGCTGCACGCCTCCTCAAAGCACCTGGGAGAAATATAATTTTAAGTTTATGAAGGGAGCAG AATCTTGGCAAGAGGCAAAGAAGTATTTGGAACGCTTCCAAACAGGTTCCAGCGTTGAAACGACAGATGATGACAAAAAGGGGAAACGAAAGAGATTCTCAAATTCAAAGTTCAGACCCCAGCCCTCTTCCGATGAAGACGAGTCATGTCTTCCAGACGCACCAGCCGTGCTGTCTTTTAGACAACCTATGAGTGTTGAAAACACTGTTCCCGGTAACCAGGTTTTGGTGCTGCCCGATGCTCCTGAAGTTGCATCAATTCCTGAAAACCAGGAAAATGTTGACCCATCTTTAGACTTCAGAGCTG GTTTCTCTCCATTAATCAAGAGTCCACTACACAGAGCCAATAGTTTGAGTACAA GTTTCTCCCCAGTAATCCAGAGTCCACTTCAAAGAGCCAAGAGTTTGAGTACAA CTTGTCAAGTATTAAGCTTTACATCCCCAGCAGCAAACTTACCCTACCAGTATATGGGTGAAAACGTTGGAG GAGAAAGTCATCGCTCCGATACAGGCCCTTGGACTCCCCTGGCATCCCGTGTACAGCATGAAGTTTTCAGCTTAGAAG ATTTCCAGAGACTACAAAATGAGAATCAAGCCCTGAGGGGGGATATCCAAGCCCTGAGGGGGGATATCCAAGCCCTGAGGGGGGAGAACCAAGCCCTGAGGGGGGAGAGCCAAGCCCTGAGGTGTGACAACCAAGCCCTCAGGGGGGAGAACCAAGCTCTGAGGGAACGAAATGCACAAGCAG CTTCGGATGACAGTGGCTCACTTCAAGAGCAGGTGAAGCAGGTTGGGGCAATGTTAAAGACGTTTACTCGCACTGGGCAATCAG GTGCAGATCAGACCCTAATGTTGCGACGTCTTGGAGAGTTTGGTGATGTTGTGCGTACCATGGACAACAAAATGGACACTATGCTGCAACATTTCAGTGCCAATGTGTCTGATGGAGAGTTATGTCTCCCAGGGGATCTGTTACTTCCCCTAGACACCCAGGAAGATTTGGTGTTGCTTGACAACACTTTGAGGCAGGATATAGAGCTCCAGGAACGATTT cTTCGGTTTTTGGCAATCAAATGTGGGAGGGACTTAAAAACAACCGTGTGGCGAATGCTTCAGAGCATCTTTACTAATCACCTTTCTATCAATACAACCTGGACTGGTGTAGGGAATAAAGCGTGTTTTAGAGACCTGTTCCTGAAGACCATTGTTCAAA GAGCTATCCGGAAGAACCCGGCAACCCAGGATGCCACGGATGAGGCTGTTCAGGTTAATGTTATGCGTTACCTGAAAGGTGCATCGGACCGTGAAGGTGGAAAAAGGCGGCGCACAGCTGAGAGAGACCCAGAGCTGACCCCTTAA